AATGGACATGTGAACTGctcttgtttgtttctttttttcccaATGGTGATATGGTGGGTTCAACAATGCGGTAGAACCTTCTTCTAATCCTCAATGGGTTGTTGCTGCCTCTAGTTGCCGACTATGTAATTTCCTTGTACAATTTTTTGTCACCTATTGATCATTAAAGTGCATCTTTGACAATAGAAAAGTAAAGGAGGCATGGGAGTCTAAAAGGGAAGTGCTGGTTAATAGTGGAGCTTTTGCAATAGAACAGATGTCAGAGGCTTTGTCTGCAAGTGCCAGCTCTAATAAGTTAACAAGTGATGTAGCTCAAAATGCATTGCGTCTCTGTGCTGAACAGGTGTGATTTTTTAGTTTGAAGTTTATCTTCTTTTTTCATCTGAATTTTCGATGCAGCTCCATAGGCCAAACATTGATCTGTCCCTATTTGACTTATTCTGAGTCTCCAACATATGCTTCGTTGTTTCGACAGTTAGTTATCCGAGTTTGTAGGATTAATTTCATAACCCCCTCGTTGAATGACTTAACACAGTACGCATCACTAATCTGTCTACCACAATGCTGACTACACCAGATCATAGAATTACAcaaattttatgtatatatttttcaTTTACTAAAGAAATTACTGTCACTCTGTACAGTTGAGTCGGAGATATGATTCGAAATTGGGAGGGTTTGGATCTGCCCCGAAGTTTCCAAGACCTGTTGAAATTCAGCTAATGCTTTATCAAGCAAAGAATCTGGAGGAGGCCGGGAAATTAAACGAATCAAAGAAACATCTAGAAATGGTGTATTTTACCTTGCAAAGTATGGCAAAAGGTGGCGTCCATGATCACGTTGGAGGTGGTTTTCATAGATACAGTGTGGATGATTATTGGCATGGTGAGTATTAATTAATTCGTATTCATAATTTGTTCAGTGTTGGAAATGTTCAAATACTTTTGGCTATTCCCTCCCTTTGAAAATGGGATTCTATACCTTTTCATGGGCAAGATAAGTTATTCATTCTTGGAGAGTTGGTTGTCTCAGTGGTTCTATAATCCTTGTGCGGTGTTAATTATTGCAGTTCCACACTTTGAGAAAATGTTGTATGATCAAGGGCAGCTTGTTAATGTCTATTTGGATGCCTTCAATTTTACAAAGGACACCTTCAACTCAAATGTTGCTAGGGATATTCTCGACTATTTGAGGAGAGAGATGATTGGACCAGAGGGCGAAATATATTCAGCTGAAGATGCTGATAGTGCAGAATCTGAGGGTGCCACAAGAAAGAAGGAAGGAGCTTTCTATGTTTGGACGAGTAAAGAGGTAGACGGTTATTCCTAACTTTAAGATTTCACATTATGTATGCATACGATGTGTTTTTGTGGTTATACCTGGCATTGATCTCTCTTTTCTCGAAGGTTGAAAGCATCATTGGTGAACATGCAAATCTGTTCAAAGAACATTATTATATAAAACCTTCGGGGAACTGTGACCTATCTAAAATGAGTGACCCTCACAAAGAATTTAAGGGTTTGAATGTGCTCATAGAGAGAAGTGATGCTTCTGCAATGGCATCAAAGCTTGGCATGTCCAAGAATGAGTATTTTGATGTATTGGGGGCCTGTCGAAAAAAACTTTTTGATGTTAGATCAAAAAGGCCACGCCCACATTTGGATGATAAGGTACctagtttagctactcatgtttacAAGAATTTATTGCTTTCCGGAAATGGAAGTCTAGAAGTGGTGTCCTATGGGAACTTTTCTAACAGATATTATACCTCTTTCCCAGGTGATTGTTTCATGGAATGGACTTGTGATTTCCTCTTTCGCAAGAGCTTCTAAGATTCTCATGGGGGAGCCAGAGGGTACCCAATTCAGTTTTCCTATCGTTGGATGCAATGTAATCATCCTGAACTCTTTCTTCTGCAACTATTTCCGCTCCAAGAGTGTTTTATCCCATACTATAAATTGTTGTACAACTTGTACTACATGAACAATGTATGCATAGTTGTCCAACCTCATCTGTTCTGGTGGCAGAATATACGAGAATCGTGCATTAGTATGTATTATATATGTATGTTTTAATCATTTGAACATGTTTTCACCTTTGAAAAGCCTGAGGAATATCTAGAAGTTGCAAGCAAAGCCGCATCTTTCATCAAAAGACAGCTCTATGATGATCAAACAAAAAGGTTACAACACAGCTTTCGGAAAGGTCCATCAAAAGCCCCTGGATTTTTGGATGACTATGCTTTTTTAATTCAAGGGCTGCTGGATCTGTATGAGTTTGGTGGTAGGACCAACTGGTTATCATGGGCCATTGAACTACAAAATATCCAGGCAAGTGACTTGTCATTCTCCCTTCTCTATACCTGCTCTACCATCtgttttttgttattgtttgacaCTTCTATGTGAATTACGGTACCAGGACGGGTTGTTTCTTGATCACGAGGGAGGAGGTTATTTTAACACCACTGGAGAAGATTCTTCTGTGCTTCTCCGTGTGAAAGAAGATCATGACGGAGCGGAGCCTTCTGGGAATTCTGTATCGATAATAAATCTTGTGAGATTATCATCTATGGTTGCAAGTAGCAAGTCTGAGAAATACCGGCGAAATGCTGAACATGTTCTGGTTTG
This DNA window, taken from Papaver somniferum cultivar HN1 chromosome 3, ASM357369v1, whole genome shotgun sequence, encodes the following:
- the LOC113357509 gene encoding spermatogenesis-associated protein 20-like isoform X2, with product MTFLSSQLSLSSSSMLFRNLLTTTCLQGYFFSHHQRKLLSINRKPILKKPSFTRPIHSYRVLSMADKQTISPPAQSHTNRLALEHSPYLLQHAHNPVNWYPWGEEAFEEAKKRDVPIFLSIGYSTCHWCHVMEVESFEDEQVAKLLNDWFVSIKVDREERPDVDKVYMTYVQALYGGGGWPLSCFLSPDLKPLMGGTYFPPEDNFGRPGFKTILRKVKEAWESKREVLVNSGAFAIEQMSEALSASASSNKLTSDVAQNALRLCAEQLSRRYDSKLGGFGSAPKFPRPVEIQLMLYQAKNLEEAGKLNESKKHLEMVYFTLQSMAKGGVHDHVGGGFHRYSVDDYWHVPHFEKMLYDQGQLVNVYLDAFNFTKDTFNSNVARDILDYLRREMIGPEGEIYSAEDADSAESEGATRKKEGAFYVWTSKEVESIIGEHANLFKEHYYIKPSGNCDLSKMSDPHKEFKGLNVLIERSDASAMASKLGMSKNEYFDVLGACRKKLFDVRSKRPRPHLDDKVIVSWNGLVISSFARASKILMGEPEGTQFSFPIVGCNPEEYLEVASKAASFIKRQLYDDQTKRLQHSFRKGPSKAPGFLDDYAFLIQGLLDLYEFGGRTNWLSWAIELQNIQDGLFLDHEGGGYFNTTGEDSSVLLRVKEDHDGAEPSGNSVSIINLVRLSSMVASSKSEKYRRNAEHVLICLVFLRGSKLFLLGLNLLWSSII
- the LOC113357509 gene encoding spermatogenesis-associated protein 20-like isoform X1, with amino-acid sequence MTFLSSQLSLSSSSMLFRNLLTTTCLQGYFFSHHQRKLLSINRKPILKKPSFTRPIHSYRVLSMADKQTISPPAQSHTNRLALEHSPYLLQHAHNPVNWYPWGEEAFEEAKKRDVPIFLSIGYSTCHWCHVMEVESFEDEQVAKLLNDWFVSIKVDREERPDVDKVYMTYVQALYGGGGWPLSCFLSPDLKPLMGGTYFPPEDNFGRPGFKTILRKVKEAWESKREVLVNSGAFAIEQMSEALSASASSNKLTSDVAQNALRLCAEQLSRRYDSKLGGFGSAPKFPRPVEIQLMLYQAKNLEEAGKLNESKKHLEMVYFTLQSMAKGGVHDHVGGGFHRYSVDDYWHVPHFEKMLYDQGQLVNVYLDAFNFTKDTFNSNVARDILDYLRREMIGPEGEIYSAEDADSAESEGATRKKEGAFYVWTSKEVESIIGEHANLFKEHYYIKPSGNCDLSKMSDPHKEFKGLNVLIERSDASAMASKLGMSKNEYFDVLGACRKKLFDVRSKRPRPHLDDKVIVSWNGLVISSFARASKILMGEPEGTQFSFPIVGCNPEEYLEVASKAASFIKRQLYDDQTKRLQHSFRKGPSKAPGFLDDYAFLIQGLLDLYEFGGRTNWLSWAIELQNIQDGLFLDHEGGGYFNTTGEDSSVLLRVKEDHDGAEPSGNSVSIINLVRLSSMVASSKSEKYRRNAEHVLAVFEKRLKDMAMAVPLMCCAADMLSVPSRKQVVLVGPKPSLEFHNMISASHASYYPNKTVIHVDLTNKEDIEFWEKNNENIAQMAKGSPAADKVVAFVCQNFTCSAPVSDPEALRTLLDPKPSRK